The Helicobacter mustelae genome has a segment encoding these proteins:
- a CDS encoding DUF3972 domain-containing protein produces the protein MAQISLQEFLAATHLKEQEILESLTPTLIQDIPHIPIKKGIELFLQRIESQLVAMDMNSHVLEPMFFEQTLQTLSFLYEKLLSQTQNEDVIKENTLLKETLLSLQEEAQKKDQSLDLLLQEIKNRDEEIAFLKRKHQLMWGKIGNMGIIKES, from the coding sequence ATGGCACAAATTTCCTTACAAGAATTCCTCGCAGCCACGCATCTAAAAGAGCAGGAGATCTTGGAGTCTCTCACTCCAACACTCATCCAAGACATCCCTCACATCCCCATAAAAAAGGGCATTGAACTCTTTTTGCAAAGGATTGAAAGCCAACTCGTCGCAATGGATATGAATTCCCATGTCCTAGAACCCATGTTTTTTGAGCAAACGCTTCAAACCCTAAGTTTTCTCTATGAAAAACTCCTCTCACAAACACAGAATGAAGATGTCATAAAAGAAAATACTCTGCTCAAAGAGACTTTACTCTCCCTTCAAGAAGAGGCCCAAAAAAAAGATCAAAGTCTGGATCTTTTGCTACAGGAGATTAAGAATCGTGATGAGGAGATTGCATTCCTCAAGCGCAAGCACCAACTCATGTGGGGGAAAATTGGAAATATGGGAATCATAAAAGAATCATGA
- a CDS encoding amino acid ABC transporter ATP-binding protein, which yields MSIVLETKKLVKFYQENQIVLNGLDVQIKKGEVVVILGVSGCGKSTFLRCLNGLESIQGGEIWLDGRQLDLKNDWHGVRQKVGMVFQNYELFPHIDVLENVLLAPLKVQKRQRQEVEEEAIVLLTRMGLKDKIHAMPKQLSGGQKQRVAIARALCTNPEVLLLDEITASLDPEMVKEVLEIVLELAKEGMTMVIVTHELKFASMIADRILFFEKGNILANLPPKEFFTQSGNDRIKKFLSIFEF from the coding sequence ATGTCTATAGTTTTGGAAACAAAAAAATTAGTCAAGTTTTATCAAGAAAATCAGATTGTGCTCAATGGCCTAGATGTACAGATCAAAAAGGGAGAGGTGGTTGTGATTTTGGGGGTGAGTGGATGTGGTAAAAGCACGTTTTTGCGCTGTTTGAATGGGTTGGAATCCATCCAAGGAGGGGAAATTTGGCTTGATGGCAGGCAGCTAGATCTCAAAAACGACTGGCATGGGGTGCGACAAAAAGTGGGGATGGTGTTTCAAAATTATGAGCTTTTTCCTCATATTGATGTATTGGAAAATGTCTTGCTTGCTCCACTCAAAGTACAAAAACGCCAGCGCCAAGAAGTGGAGGAAGAGGCCATTGTTCTCTTGACTCGCATGGGTTTGAAAGACAAAATTCATGCCATGCCAAAGCAATTGAGCGGCGGACAAAAGCAGAGGGTTGCTATTGCGCGTGCACTCTGCACAAATCCTGAGGTTTTGCTGCTAGATGAGATCACAGCTTCATTGGATCCAGAAATGGTAAAAGAAGTCTTAGAGATTGTTTTGGAGCTGGCAAAAGAGGGGATGACGATGGTGATTGTCACCCATGAATTGAAATTTGCAAGCATGATTGCAGATAGAATTTTGTTTTTTGAAAAGGGCAATATTCTTGCTAATCTTCCGCCAAAGGAGTTTTTTACACAATCTGGCAATGACAGAATTAAAAAATTTTTAAGCATTTTTGAATTTTAG
- a CDS encoding sensor histidine kinase yields the protein MKEKKQRRGRKAGNLTAVVTKLKNSHSPAAKNLMTSAASGIENLAAKNFPQDPLSQNPAAQNSPLLQDAPSDGSQNLDQENVFDANLLQSFDAKDKQELLDLLNEFILQSYKIEKEFKDYKALYEWVIEIMPQAIWVFNDNNSIFYRNTQAEQIQDILQNAGNFPQELDYKKKTYLLQGNVLKDKQIITATDITAQKRQERLAAMGQISAHLAHEIRNPIGSISLLASTLLKKVDAPIKPIIFELQKSLYRVERQIKATLLFSRGLNITRQPHHLSQLQEELEHIIEQYTYTKEIFVDYEGFDFVGDFDFDLMGIVLQNFIYNAIDAIEDGECQRGSIKIWTQKENGRLYFFIKDNGKPIENKNLLFEPFATTKFKGNGLGLALSLQIVEAHGGWIALHDEAGKIFQIAIKQEAQNAEENS from the coding sequence GTGAAAGAAAAAAAACAGAGAAGGGGTAGAAAGGCTGGGAATCTAACAGCTGTAGTAACCAAGCTTAAGAATTCCCATTCTCCAGCAGCCAAAAATCTCATGACCTCTGCTGCTTCTGGGATTGAAAATCTTGCAGCAAAGAATTTCCCTCAAGATCCCCTATCCCAAAATCCTGCGGCACAAAATTCCCCACTTTTACAGGATGCACCCTCTGATGGATCGCAAAACCTTGATCAGGAAAATGTTTTTGATGCCAATCTTTTGCAAAGTTTTGATGCTAAGGATAAGCAAGAGCTGTTAGATTTGCTGAATGAATTTATTTTGCAGAGCTATAAGATTGAAAAGGAGTTCAAAGATTATAAGGCGCTGTATGAGTGGGTCATTGAGATCATGCCCCAGGCAATTTGGGTATTCAATGACAATAATTCGATTTTTTATCGCAACACCCAGGCTGAGCAAATCCAAGATATTTTGCAAAACGCAGGGAATTTCCCCCAAGAGCTGGACTACAAGAAAAAGACTTATTTACTGCAGGGTAATGTGCTAAAGGACAAACAAATCATCACTGCCACAGACATCACCGCACAAAAACGTCAAGAGCGTCTAGCAGCAATGGGGCAGATTTCTGCGCACCTAGCTCATGAGATTCGCAATCCCATTGGCTCCATTTCTCTTTTGGCTTCCACATTGCTCAAAAAAGTCGATGCCCCAATAAAGCCCATTATTTTTGAATTGCAGAAATCCCTGTATCGCGTGGAGCGGCAGATCAAAGCTACGCTATTATTTTCCCGGGGTCTGAATATCACCCGCCAACCCCATCATTTGAGCCAATTGCAAGAGGAGTTGGAGCATATCATTGAGCAATATACCTACACAAAAGAGATTTTTGTGGATTATGAGGGGTTTGATTTTGTGGGGGATTTTGATTTTGATTTGATGGGCATTGTGCTGCAAAATTTTATCTACAATGCCATTGATGCCATTGAAGATGGGGAGTGTCAAAGAGGTTCTATCAAAATCTGGACACAAAAAGAGAATGGGAGGCTGTATTTTTTTATCAAAGATAATGGCAAACCCATTGAGAATAAAAATCTTTTGTTTGAACCCTTTGCTACGACAAAATTTAAGGGTAATGGACTAGGTTTAGCCCTGAGTTTGCAGATTGTGGAGGCGCATGGGGGGTGGATCGCGCTCCATGATGAAGCAGGTAAAATTTTTCAGATTGCCATCAAGCAAGAGGCACAAAATGCTGAGGAAAATTCTTGA
- the gdhA gene encoding NADP-specific glutamate dehydrogenase, with protein MNNYVDSIIQRVKKENPDQVEFHQAVREVVSSLRFVLEKEHKYRDYAILERLIVPDREIGFRITWVDDRGKVHVNRGYRIEFNNAIGPYKGGLRFHPSVRQGIIKFLGFEQIFKNSLTTLGMGGGKGGSDFDPKGKSTGEIMRFCQAFMNELYRHIGAHTDVPAGDIGVGGREIGFLFGQYRKLTNRFEGVFTGKGLNWGGSLVRPEATGYGAVYFAEEMLKDRGESLEGKICSVSGSGNVAIYTIEKLYHLGAKPVTISDSKGMIYDKEGIDLSLLKELKEVHRVSLEEYKKQRPQAEYTRVEDYEEDAHAVWSVPCFAAFPSATENELTLKDAQNLLANGCKCVSEGANMPSTAEAVDLFLRAKICYGPGKAANAGGVAVSGLEMAQNAGMHKWSFEEVDSHLRSIMENIFLNASQTAKEFGDPTNLVLGANIAGFRKVADAMIDQGVV; from the coding sequence ATGAACAACTACGTAGATTCCATTATCCAAAGAGTAAAAAAAGAAAATCCCGACCAAGTTGAATTCCACCAAGCAGTAAGAGAAGTGGTCTCCTCTCTGCGCTTTGTGCTAGAAAAAGAACACAAATACAGAGATTATGCGATTTTGGAGCGCCTCATCGTACCAGATCGAGAGATTGGCTTTCGCATCACTTGGGTGGATGATCGTGGCAAGGTGCATGTCAATCGCGGCTATCGCATTGAGTTTAATAATGCCATTGGACCCTACAAAGGAGGATTGCGATTTCATCCCAGCGTAAGGCAGGGGATTATCAAATTTTTGGGTTTTGAGCAGATATTCAAAAATTCTCTCACCACTCTTGGTATGGGAGGAGGCAAGGGGGGGAGTGATTTTGATCCCAAGGGCAAAAGCACAGGGGAGATCATGCGCTTTTGCCAGGCATTTATGAATGAGCTTTATCGTCACATTGGCGCGCATACTGATGTTCCCGCTGGTGATATTGGTGTGGGAGGCAGAGAGATTGGCTTTTTGTTTGGACAATATCGTAAGCTTACCAATCGCTTTGAGGGAGTATTCACTGGCAAGGGATTAAATTGGGGAGGCAGTCTTGTGCGCCCTGAGGCCACAGGATATGGCGCTGTGTATTTTGCAGAAGAAATGCTAAAGGATCGTGGTGAGAGTCTAGAGGGAAAAATCTGCAGTGTTTCTGGCAGTGGAAATGTGGCCATATACACGATTGAAAAGCTCTATCATCTAGGCGCAAAACCCGTGACTATAAGCGATTCTAAGGGGATGATTTATGACAAAGAGGGGATTGACCTCTCCTTGCTCAAAGAGCTAAAAGAGGTGCATCGCGTAAGCTTGGAAGAATATAAAAAACAGCGTCCGCAAGCAGAATATACTCGCGTAGAAGATTATGAAGAGGATGCGCATGCTGTGTGGAGCGTCCCTTGTTTTGCAGCCTTCCCCAGTGCCACAGAAAATGAGCTCACGCTAAAAGATGCCCAAAATTTGCTGGCCAATGGTTGTAAGTGTGTCAGTGAGGGTGCAAATATGCCCTCCACTGCAGAGGCAGTGGATTTATTCTTGCGCGCAAAAATTTGTTATGGCCCAGGCAAGGCTGCAAATGCTGGTGGTGTGGCTGTGAGTGGATTGGAGATGGCGCAGAATGCGGGCATGCATAAGTGGAGTTTTGAAGAGGTGGATTCTCATTTACGTTCTATTATGGAAAATATCTTTCTCAATGCTTCGCAGACCGCAAAAGAATTTGGCGACCCTACAAACTTGGTGTTGGGTGCAAATATTGCGGGCTTTAGAAAGGTCGCGGATGCAATGATTGATCAAGGGGTGGTGTAA
- a CDS encoding damage-control phosphatase ARMT1 family protein yields MNATKECQACIFQQIQNTLKLFPQENHEEILEQTKNLLCTQKKSPPPKIALPIYENLAKLTNTPDIYQSIKKACIQKAHQMLQELGTPSQEEPRSLLKESIKIAALGNVIDYGAQAKFSWEKMDLALSFARFDFEPFWEKISRASTLLYLADNAGENIFDTLLIKNLKTLYPDLNILYLTRHAPIINDLTLEDITQNPLCTDLLKYCTIASSHVCTPGFIYEDATKEIQEIFDRADLIIAKGMGNFECLESHKKDTLFFLFKIKCQVVANFLSLPIGKMIFKQNISSPYLEKSTKKLP; encoded by the coding sequence ATGAATGCCACCAAAGAATGCCAGGCATGCATATTCCAGCAAATCCAAAACACGCTCAAGCTCTTTCCACAAGAAAATCATGAAGAAATTTTGGAGCAGACCAAAAATCTCCTCTGCACTCAGAAAAAATCCCCTCCCCCAAAAATCGCACTGCCCATCTATGAAAATCTTGCCAAGCTTACAAATACTCCTGATATCTATCAATCCATCAAAAAAGCTTGCATACAAAAAGCCCATCAAATGCTCCAAGAGCTTGGTACCCCTAGCCAAGAAGAGCCAAGGAGTCTACTTAAAGAAAGCATCAAGATTGCTGCATTGGGAAATGTCATTGACTATGGAGCGCAGGCAAAATTTTCATGGGAAAAAATGGACCTTGCTCTCAGTTTTGCAAGGTTTGACTTTGAACCTTTCTGGGAGAAAATTTCGCGCGCAAGCACCTTGTTGTATTTAGCCGATAATGCCGGAGAAAATATTTTTGACACGCTGCTAATCAAAAATCTAAAAACCCTCTACCCAGATCTCAACATCCTCTATCTCACTCGCCATGCACCCATCATCAATGATCTCACCCTAGAGGACATCACCCAAAACCCCCTATGCACAGATCTTCTCAAATACTGCACAATCGCAAGCAGCCATGTGTGCACACCAGGCTTTATCTATGAAGATGCCACCAAAGAAATCCAAGAGATTTTTGATCGCGCCGATCTCATCATTGCCAAGGGAATGGGGAATTTTGAATGCTTGGAGAGCCATAAAAAAGATACATTATTTTTTCTTTTTAAGATCAAATGCCAGGTGGTTGCCAATTTCCTCTCCTTGCCTATAGGGAAAATGATCTTTAAGCAAAATATTTCCTCTCCCTACCTTGAAAAAAGCACCAAAAAACTCCCGTGA
- a CDS encoding amino acid ABC transporter permease, whose translation MGLDWSFVFANIPIFAKALVLTLKISFFGILGAVILGMLVSFLLYYQVRFLKNIAKFYIELSRNTPLLIHLFFLYYGLGQVGIKIDAYHCAVIGVIFLGGSYMAESFRMGLESVAKSQIESAKALGLSTRQILGYVILPQSLIYALPPLAANVIFLLKETSVVSAIALVDVVFVTKDLIGTYYKTKETLLLLILTYLIVLLPLSLFFLWLERRYKRIL comes from the coding sequence ATGGGGTTGGATTGGAGTTTTGTTTTTGCAAATATTCCCATATTTGCAAAAGCCCTTGTTTTGACATTAAAGATCTCTTTTTTTGGGATCTTAGGCGCCGTGATTTTAGGCATGCTGGTGAGCTTTTTGCTTTATTATCAGGTGCGATTTTTGAAAAATATTGCAAAATTTTATATCGAACTCTCACGCAATACGCCACTGCTAATCCATTTGTTTTTTTTGTATTATGGCCTTGGTCAAGTGGGGATTAAGATTGATGCTTATCATTGTGCGGTAATTGGGGTGATTTTTTTGGGCGGAAGCTATATGGCAGAGAGTTTTCGCATGGGTCTAGAATCTGTCGCCAAAAGCCAGATTGAGTCTGCCAAGGCCCTGGGGCTTAGCACTAGGCAAATCCTGGGCTATGTCATTTTGCCTCAAAGTTTGATCTATGCACTTCCTCCTCTAGCAGCCAATGTAATTTTTTTGCTCAAAGAGACTTCAGTGGTTAGTGCCATCGCCCTTGTAGATGTTGTTTTTGTCACCAAGGATTTGATTGGGACTTATTACAAAACTAAAGAAACCCTATTGCTTTTGATTCTCACTTATTTGATTGTTTTGCTGCCTCTGTCTTTGTTTTTTCTCTGGTTAGAGCGCAGATACAAAAGGATTTTGTAG
- a CDS encoding cysteine ABC transporter substrate-binding protein, which yields MKKFAFLFIIFMTMMFWGCSSDKEKQSNFDLIKQKGVLRVGVFSDKPPFGYVDAKGEFDGFDVYIAKRIAKDLLGEKGRVEFYPVEAAARIEFLKSGKVDLIMANFTKTKERAEVVDFAKPYMKVSLGVVSKNGEITTISQLKDQTLIVDRGTTADFYFSKNHPEVKLLKYDQNTEAFLALKSDRGVALAHDNTLLFAWAKQNPPFAVGIAELGNQDVIAPAIVKGDAKFLDWLNQEITKLTKEGFMKQAYDATLKPAYGNSVDPDSVIFEK from the coding sequence ATGAAAAAATTCGCATTTTTATTTATTATTTTCATGACGATGATGTTTTGGGGTTGCTCCTCAGATAAAGAAAAACAAAGCAATTTTGATCTCATAAAGCAAAAAGGAGTACTTCGAGTAGGGGTATTTAGTGATAAACCTCCCTTTGGCTATGTTGATGCTAAGGGTGAATTTGATGGTTTTGATGTGTATATTGCAAAAAGAATCGCTAAGGATTTACTCGGAGAAAAGGGCAGGGTAGAATTTTATCCCGTGGAGGCTGCAGCCAGGATAGAATTTCTCAAAAGCGGGAAGGTGGATTTGATTATGGCAAATTTCACCAAAACCAAAGAGCGTGCAGAGGTGGTGGATTTTGCCAAGCCTTATATGAAGGTTTCTTTGGGAGTGGTGTCAAAAAATGGTGAGATCACCACGATTTCCCAGCTCAAAGATCAGACGTTAATCGTAGATCGTGGTACAACTGCAGATTTTTATTTCAGCAAAAATCATCCTGAAGTAAAATTGCTTAAATACGATCAAAACACTGAGGCATTCTTGGCATTAAAGAGTGATAGGGGTGTGGCATTGGCACATGATAATACACTATTATTTGCCTGGGCCAAACAAAATCCACCCTTTGCTGTAGGTATTGCAGAGCTGGGAAATCAGGATGTGATCGCCCCTGCCATTGTCAAGGGAGATGCAAAATTCTTGGATTGGCTCAATCAAGAGATCACAAAGCTTACCAAGGAGGGATTTATGAAACAAGCCTATGATGCCACTCTTAAGCCAGCCTATGGAAATAGCGTTGATCCAGACTCTGTGATTTTTGAAAAATAA
- a CDS encoding ABC transporter permease subunit (The N-terminal region of this protein, as described by TIGR01726, is a three transmembrane segment that identifies a subfamily of ABC transporter permease subunits, which specificities that include histidine, arginine, glutamine, glutamate, L-cystine (sic), the opines (in Agrobacterium) octopine and nopaline, etc.) produces MEVLWDVHTLLRILDGIKNTLYISLVAIFFSIIGGFLFGILMNSPFLLLRFLCRLYLESIRIIPIIAWLFIVYFGFSSLFSLSALQASIIVFSLWGIAEFGDLVRGAITSIPPHQTQSARALGLSALQIQFFVILPQTLLQLLPSSLNLATRMIKTTALVSLIGVMDLLKIGQQIIELKSLEFPQVSFFIYGEIFFIYFVLCYFLSFFGDRLEKKLRF; encoded by the coding sequence GTGGAAGTTTTGTGGGATGTGCATACCTTGCTTCGCATTCTTGATGGCATCAAAAATACGCTTTATATTTCTTTGGTAGCGATTTTTTTCTCCATTATCGGAGGGTTTTTGTTTGGCATTTTGATGAATAGCCCCTTTTTGCTACTTCGTTTTCTTTGCCGCCTGTATTTAGAATCCATCCGCATTATTCCCATCATTGCATGGCTTTTTATTGTGTATTTTGGCTTTTCTTCTTTATTCTCACTGAGTGCTCTACAAGCAAGTATTATTGTCTTTAGTCTCTGGGGTATTGCAGAGTTTGGAGATTTGGTGCGTGGAGCCATTACTTCCATCCCTCCTCACCAGACCCAAAGTGCTAGGGCTCTAGGGCTTAGCGCCCTGCAGATTCAGTTTTTTGTAATTCTACCGCAAACTCTTTTGCAGCTGCTTCCCTCAAGCCTCAATCTTGCCACACGTATGATCAAAACTACGGCACTTGTTTCATTGATCGGGGTGATGGATCTTCTCAAGATTGGTCAGCAAATCATCGAGCTAAAAAGCCTAGAGTTTCCACAAGTAAGTTTTTTTATCTATGGAGAGATTTTTTTTATTTATTTTGTGTTATGTTATTTTCTTTCATTTTTTGGAGATCGATTAGAAAAAAAACTAAGATTTTAA
- a CDS encoding Rod binding protein, whose product MAAQKKDLRVRPSENDAKLREQTDAFESLILKTLLDTALKMENPLYPKEAGNEIYQGMYKDTLAGQLSGGFGYSQMLFDYLKEQQANKR is encoded by the coding sequence ATGGCAGCGCAAAAAAAAGATCTGAGAGTAAGGCCTAGTGAAAATGATGCAAAGCTCAGAGAGCAAACAGATGCATTTGAATCTTTGATTCTCAAGACTCTGCTAGATACCGCGCTAAAAATGGAGAATCCCCTCTATCCCAAGGAGGCGGGAAATGAAATCTATCAAGGCATGTATAAAGATACATTGGCAGGGCAGCTAAGCGGTGGATTTGGCTATAGTCAAATGCTTTTTGATTATCTCAAAGAACAGCAGGCAAACAAGCGGTGA
- a CDS encoding YggS family pyridoxal phosphate-dependent enzyme translates to MQGLKNKLDFVLQKIERARIAYSRHQIIKLVAVSKYSGVEKIAELYHCGQRAFGENKVQDLREKQQHLRSFPLEWHFIGNLQRNKINALLESRPFLIHSVDSLELAKEINKRAQNQVVRILLQVNSAREEGKNGISPEECIEVYDQILSTCKNLKLEGLMCMGAHSIDSKKIEQSFGITKDLFDRLQDRGAKILSMGMSGDYEIAISYGANLLRIGSEIFKTSF, encoded by the coding sequence ATGCAGGGTCTAAAAAATAAACTTGATTTTGTTTTGCAAAAAATTGAGCGCGCCCGTATCGCATATAGCAGGCATCAAATCATCAAACTTGTGGCGGTGAGCAAATACAGTGGTGTGGAAAAAATCGCAGAGCTTTATCATTGTGGGCAGAGGGCTTTTGGTGAGAATAAAGTCCAGGATCTGCGCGAGAAACAACAACATCTTCGCTCCTTTCCCTTGGAGTGGCATTTTATTGGGAATTTGCAGCGCAACAAGATCAATGCCCTGCTAGAAAGCCGCCCTTTTTTAATCCATTCTGTGGATTCTTTGGAGTTGGCAAAAGAAATTAACAAAAGAGCCCAAAATCAAGTTGTGCGCATCTTGTTGCAGGTCAATAGCGCAAGAGAGGAGGGCAAAAATGGCATCTCCCCTGAAGAATGCATAGAGGTGTATGACCAAATCCTCTCTACCTGTAAAAACCTTAAACTTGAGGGCTTGATGTGTATGGGTGCTCATAGCATTGACTCCAAAAAGATAGAGCAATCCTTTGGTATTACAAAAGACTTGTTTGATAGATTGCAGGATAGAGGTGCCAAAATTCTCTCCATGGGGATGAGTGGGGATTATGAAATTGCTATTTCTTATGGAGCAAATTTATTGCGAATTGGTTCAGAAATTTTCAAAACTTCTTTTTGA
- a CDS encoding menaquinone biosynthesis decarboxylase — MLQKFLNVLQEAGQLRLIEQPVDVYLEIPHLAYLEVKKSGGGKALLFTHPIDKKNNKAFSMPVVMNLFGSQERLNLIFGKSGDEIARDIHQLLELTPPKNLRDFFQKARQIFALRHIFPKKRRIFAPRSQEVIYRDQEVDLYALPILTTWEHDAAPFITMGQIYTQSLDGRKKNLGMYRLQVYDKNHLGMHWQIHKDAQHFFHEYQRHGEKMPVSIAMGGDPLYTWCGQAPLPYGMYELMLYGFIRNKSASTVRCITNPLYVPEDVDIVIEGWVDPGVMRLEGPFGDHTGFYTPMEPYPVMEVTAITMKHSPIFPATVVGKPPLEDKYIGALTERIFLPLLQKTSHGLLDYYMPENGVFHNLIFAKVNVQYPGHAKQMMHAFWGVGQMSFVKHAIFLGADAPDFHDFDALGMYILNRFDVKNIIISEGVCDALDHASNDFAFGGKLGLDASGEECKRDFSLCNNEDLLSALQECIPEVLGLEQYFVQSNAPICIVGVRKQRNMLESIKSLDVALLKSMRIAIFVDFDRNDLKNPYMLLWRIVNNIDAKRDVRILGQSVFIDATDKSLIDGYTREWPMQTDCTPSVLQTLKDRGLLEGVDEEMMKKFQICG, encoded by the coding sequence ATGCTGCAAAAATTTCTTAATGTCCTGCAAGAAGCGGGGCAATTAAGGTTGATTGAGCAGCCCGTAGATGTTTATCTTGAAATTCCTCACCTTGCCTATCTTGAGGTAAAAAAGTCTGGTGGTGGCAAGGCCCTGCTTTTTACTCATCCCATCGACAAAAAAAACAACAAGGCTTTTTCCATGCCTGTAGTGATGAATCTTTTTGGTTCACAGGAGCGCCTGAATCTGATTTTTGGTAAGAGTGGTGATGAGATTGCAAGGGACATCCATCAGTTGCTAGAACTTACTCCTCCAAAAAATCTCAGAGATTTTTTTCAGAAAGCAAGGCAGATCTTTGCCCTGCGTCACATCTTCCCCAAAAAGCGTAGAATCTTTGCGCCAAGATCCCAAGAGGTAATTTATAGAGATCAAGAGGTTGATTTGTATGCATTGCCTATTTTGACCACATGGGAGCATGATGCAGCTCCCTTCATTACCATGGGGCAGATTTATACCCAAAGCCTAGATGGTAGGAAAAAAAATCTTGGAATGTATCGCTTGCAAGTCTATGATAAGAATCATCTGGGCATGCATTGGCAGATCCACAAAGATGCTCAGCATTTTTTTCATGAATACCAAAGGCATGGAGAAAAAATGCCTGTGAGTATCGCAATGGGAGGAGATCCCCTCTATACTTGGTGTGGGCAAGCGCCCTTGCCTTATGGGATGTATGAATTGATGCTCTATGGTTTTATCCGAAACAAATCTGCATCCACCGTGCGCTGCATCACTAATCCTCTCTATGTCCCTGAGGATGTAGATATTGTAATTGAGGGTTGGGTGGATCCTGGTGTGATGAGATTAGAGGGGCCCTTTGGAGATCATACGGGGTTTTATACTCCCATGGAGCCTTATCCTGTGATGGAGGTCACTGCGATCACAATGAAGCATTCCCCTATTTTTCCTGCCACGGTTGTGGGCAAGCCGCCATTAGAAGATAAATATATTGGCGCATTGACAGAGCGCATTTTTCTGCCATTGTTACAAAAAACATCTCATGGTTTATTGGATTATTATATGCCAGAAAATGGAGTATTTCACAATCTCATCTTTGCAAAAGTGAATGTGCAATATCCCGGTCATGCCAAGCAGATGATGCATGCTTTTTGGGGTGTGGGGCAAATGAGTTTTGTCAAGCATGCCATTTTTCTGGGAGCAGATGCCCCGGATTTCCATGATTTTGACGCCCTGGGGATGTACATTCTCAATCGCTTTGATGTAAAAAATATCATCATTAGCGAGGGAGTATGTGATGCACTTGATCATGCAAGCAATGATTTTGCATTTGGTGGAAAATTGGGACTGGATGCAAGTGGAGAGGAGTGCAAAAGAGATTTTTCTCTTTGTAATAATGAGGATCTATTATCAGCCCTGCAGGAGTGCATCCCGGAAGTCTTAGGCCTAGAGCAATATTTTGTGCAGAGTAATGCTCCTATTTGCATCGTAGGTGTGCGCAAGCAAAGAAATATGCTAGAGTCCATTAAATCCCTAGATGTTGCGCTTCTCAAATCCATGCGCATCGCGATTTTTGTGGATTTTGATAGAAATGATCTAAAAAATCCTTATATGCTGCTTTGGAGGATTGTGAATAATATTGATGCCAAAAGAGATGTCAGGATTTTGGGGCAGAGTGTATTCATCGATGCGACGGATAAAAGCTTGATTGATGGATATACCAGAGAGTGGCCCATGCAGACAGATTGCACGCCAAGTGTGCTGCAGACACTCAAGGATAGGGGGCTATTAGAGGGAGTTGATGAAGAGATGATGAAGAAATTTCAAATTTGTGGCTAG